The genomic interval CAATGCACGTGGCCCAGCCTGCTGTGGTGCTGGCCAGCAGCCGAGGCATCGCCAGCTTTGTGTGTGAGTATGCGTCTCCAGGCAAAGCCACTGAGGTCCGGGTGACAGTGCTTCGGCAGGCTGACAGCCAGGTGACTGAAGTCTGTGCAGCAACATACATGATGGGGAATGAGTTGACCTTCCTAGATGATTCCATCTGCACGGGCACCTCCAGTGGAAATCAAGTGAACCTCACTATCCAAGGACTGAGAGCCATGGACACGGGACTCTACATCTGCAAGGTGGAGCTCATGTACCCACCGCCATACTACATGGGCATAGGCAACGGAACCCAGATTTATGTAATTGGTGAGCAAAGCCATTTCACTGAGTTGACACCTGTTGCATTGCAGTCTTCTACGCGCAAAAACAGTTTTGTTCCTTAATTTCAGGAGGTTTACTTTTAGGACTGTGGATATTCTCTTTAAGAGTTCTCTACCACATGATAGCCTTGCTTATTATGGGTGGCAACCTTAATAGCATTCtgactataaaataaaatgatctggGGAAGTTGGAGCTCTCACTCTGGAGTGCTAACCATCATGACGTTTGATCTGTGCTTTTGATATGATATGATGCTCCTGGGGAAGTAGTCCCAAATAGCCAAACCTATTGGTGGGCTACCCATGCAATTTAGGGGTGGACCTCAAGGCCTGGAAGCTCTAATGTCCTTTTTCACCAATGTTGGGGAGTAGAGCCCTAGAGTTTAAAACTGTCTCAGGGAGGCTCTGCTTTGTTTTGTTGCAGATCCAGAACCGTGCCCAGATTCTGACTTCCTCCTCTGGATCCTTGCAGCAGTTAGTTCGGGGTTGTTTTTTTATAGCTTTCTCCTCACAGCTGTTTCTTTGAGCAAAATGGTGAGTGTGGTGCTGATGGTGCACCATGTCTGATGGGGATACCTTTGGTGGTATCAACTGACCAAAAGATGATGTTGAGTTTAGTGTTCTTGAGATGAGATGAGGCAATaaatgaagaggaagaaggacAGTGGTAAAGAATGCACTAGAACCGTAGGCATTGGCAATTGAGGTTTCAGAATGACTAATATTTTAGATGAATTTGTTTGACATTGAATGTTCATGTGCTTCTGAGCAGGGTTTCAATTTGAGTAACCGCTGCAATAACATGGGGCAGCTGTTTTGCTCTTTGTCTTCATGACAATTGTACTTAAGCTAACAGCCCTGAAACACGAGATTAGGCTGGGCAGAATGCTGCTAGAGAGGACCACCTGGATGGTCTTTATTCTCCTTCTCCATGTCCCTCTCCATCACCTGGAAATCACCTCTTGGTGCCACTCTGGTGCCTTCCTTGTCGAAGCTGTAGCTACT from Pongo abelii isolate AG06213 chromosome 11, NHGRI_mPonAbe1-v2.0_pri, whole genome shotgun sequence carries:
- the CTLA4 gene encoding cytotoxic T-lymphocyte protein 4 isoform X1, whose protein sequence is MACLGFQRHKAQLNLATRTWPCTLLFFLLFIPVFCKAMHVAQPAVVLASSRGIASFVCEYASPGKATEVRVTVLRQADSQVTEVCAATYMMGNELTFLDDSICTGTSSGNQVNLTIQGLRAMDTGLYICKVELMYPPPYYMGIGNGTQIYVIDPEPCPDSDFLLWILAAVSSGLFFYSFLLTAVSLSKMLKKRSPLTTGVYVKMPPTEPECEKQFQPYFIPIN
- the CTLA4 gene encoding cytotoxic T-lymphocyte protein 4 isoform X2 — its product is MACLGFQRHKAQLNLATRTWPCTLLFFLLFIPVFCKAMHVAQPAVVLASSRGIASFVCEYASPGKATEVRVTVLRQADSQVTEVCAATYMMGNELTFLDDSICTGTSSGNQVNLTIQGLRAMDTGLYICKVELMYPPPYYMGIGNGTQIYVIAKEKKPSYNRGLCENAPNRARM